A stretch of Corynebacterium timonense DNA encodes these proteins:
- a CDS encoding transposase: MPSKYTPELKQRAIELVLHAQADPDTSRGAISRIAVELGMSKETLRGWVRAHKQSGAATPAESVDCAAENRRLRAELIEAKRANEILKRASAFFAAECERPHT, from the coding sequence ATGCCCTCGAAGTACACGCCTGAGTTGAAGCAGCGCGCCATCGAACTGGTGCTGCACGCGCAAGCTGACCCTGACACGTCTCGTGGTGCGATATCCCGCATCGCTGTCGAGCTCGGAATGAGCAAGGAAACTCTGCGCGGCTGGGTCCGCGCTCATAAACAATCCGGCGCGGCAACCCCGGCTGAATCGGTGGATTGTGCAGCGGAGAACCGCAGACTGCGAGCTGAACTGATTGAAGCGAAGCGCGCCAACGAGATTTTGAAAAGAGCATCAGCTTTTTTCGCGGCGGAGTGCGAGCGCCCACACACGTAG
- a CDS encoding iron chelate uptake ABC transporter family permease subunit: MGSTVRNVGAFQTSTSKRRYWILFAVLSLLSVAFVIGLIAYENPVEYGTRGYWLIVERRMNSVVTMAIVALCQAVATVAFQTVTNNRIITPSIMGFEALYRTIHTATVYFFGAAGLNNARTLDMFVVQLLLMVGLSLILYTWLLMDSNTNMHAMLLVGVVIGGGLGSLSTFMQRMLTPSEFDVLTARMFGSVNNADPEYYPLAVPLVIVAAALMYANSRRLNVLALGRDVALNLGVNHRVHAVFTLVLVAILMAVSTALVGPMTFLGFLVATLAYQFSDTYDHRYILPMAFLLGFAILTGAYFVMNHIFYAQGAVSIIIELVGGLTFLVVILRKGRL, translated from the coding sequence GTGGGTAGCACTGTGAGGAATGTTGGCGCCTTTCAGACGTCGACAAGCAAAAGGCGTTATTGGATCCTGTTCGCGGTCCTGTCGCTGCTGTCCGTGGCCTTCGTGATCGGGCTGATCGCCTACGAAAACCCCGTCGAGTACGGCACGCGCGGCTACTGGCTCATCGTCGAGCGGCGCATGAACTCTGTGGTGACGATGGCGATCGTCGCGCTGTGCCAGGCCGTGGCGACGGTGGCGTTCCAAACGGTGACGAACAACCGCATCATTACGCCCTCGATCATGGGTTTCGAGGCGCTGTACCGGACGATTCACACGGCGACCGTGTACTTTTTCGGCGCCGCGGGCCTCAATAACGCGCGCACCCTCGACATGTTTGTGGTGCAGCTGCTGCTCATGGTGGGGCTGTCGCTCATCCTGTACACCTGGCTGCTCATGGACTCGAACACGAACATGCACGCGATGCTGCTCGTGGGCGTGGTCATCGGCGGCGGGCTGGGGTCGCTGTCGACGTTCATGCAGCGCATGCTCACGCCGAGCGAGTTCGACGTGCTCACCGCGAGAATGTTCGGCTCGGTCAACAACGCCGACCCCGAGTACTACCCGCTTGCCGTGCCCCTTGTCATCGTGGCGGCCGCCCTCATGTACGCGAACTCGCGCCGGCTGAACGTGCTTGCGCTGGGACGCGACGTCGCCCTCAACCTGGGGGTGAACCACCGCGTGCACGCGGTTTTCACGCTCGTCCTCGTCGCCATCCTCATGGCGGTGTCCACCGCGCTCGTGGGGCCGATGACCTTCCTCGGGTTCCTCGTCGCCACCCTTGCGTACCAGTTCTCCGACACTTACGATCACCGCTATATCTTGCCGATGGCGTTCCTCCTCGGGTTTGCCATCTTGACCGGCGCGTACTTCGTGATGAACCACATCTTCTACGCGCAGGGTGCCGTGTCCATCATCATCGAGCTCGTCGGAGGACTCACGTTCCTCGTCGTCATCCTCAGAAAGGGCCGCTTGTGA
- a CDS encoding HNH endonuclease signature motif containing protein, whose amino-acid sequence MTHLDDSNEHELVDLARTLTYSDLQLALLAHRNGAPQPAARSYVRVAPRPNGRLSLWANFSPAEAARLMAALKTGELAWRSVDWSTLTGADGVLDPQRLAAAPSMYGQPTADALLSAFMGMINITLSQPNNPLRAPGAHVNIVMTTDGRAYLPLNPGAGSDAVKSFLANAHYRINRVDGTGLVLNTGRAFRLATNAQINALMLMWRSQCAMPGCTHTRFMEMHHIHDWADGGTTDLDNLLPLCSACHSLVSDGAVTILRDEGDIHFCYPDGSRYVSRDRGLPVRNDDARTLAEFNEFTWSAPS is encoded by the coding sequence TTGACACACCTCGACGACAGCAACGAACACGAACTCGTTGATCTCGCCCGCACCCTGACCTATAGCGACCTCCAACTCGCCCTCCTCGCACACCGCAACGGCGCCCCTCAGCCAGCGGCGCGTTCCTACGTACGCGTCGCCCCACGCCCCAACGGGCGCCTCAGCCTGTGGGCCAACTTCAGCCCGGCAGAAGCTGCCCGCCTCATGGCCGCGCTGAAAACCGGCGAACTCGCTTGGCGCAGCGTCGACTGGTCCACACTGACAGGCGCCGACGGCGTCCTCGACCCCCAACGCTTGGCAGCCGCCCCCTCCATGTACGGCCAGCCCACCGCCGACGCCCTGCTGAGCGCGTTTATGGGCATGATCAACATCACTTTGTCGCAACCCAACAACCCGCTGCGTGCTCCGGGCGCCCACGTCAACATCGTGATGACCACCGACGGGCGCGCCTACCTGCCGCTGAACCCCGGTGCCGGCTCCGACGCCGTCAAGAGTTTCCTCGCCAACGCTCACTACCGGATCAACCGGGTCGACGGCACCGGACTCGTGCTCAACACTGGACGCGCGTTCCGCCTTGCCACCAACGCCCAGATCAACGCGCTGATGCTCATGTGGCGCAGCCAATGCGCCATGCCGGGCTGTACCCATACGCGGTTTATGGAGATGCACCACATCCACGACTGGGCCGACGGTGGAACCACCGACCTCGACAACCTGCTGCCCCTGTGCTCGGCGTGCCACAGCCTCGTCAGCGACGGTGCCGTCACCATCCTGCGCGACGAGGGTGACATCCACTTCTGCTACCCGGACGGGTCGCGCTATGTCAGCAGGGATCGGGGGTTGCCGGTGCGAAACGACGACGCGCGGACGCTGGCGGAGTTCAACGAGTTCACCTGGAGCGCACCATCCTAA
- a CDS encoding ABC transporter ATP-binding protein, whose protein sequence is MITLTDVRKAYGDDVAIGPVNLQIPAGGITALVGPNGAGKSTLLTMIGRLLAVDSGTVEIAQMDVTSTKSKDLAKIISILRQENHFVTRLTVRQLVGFGRFPYTQGRLNEEDEGIISKYVDFLGLKPLENRYLDQLSGGQRQRAYVAMVLCQETEYVLLDEPLNNLDIAHSVDMMRHLYDAAHDLGRTIIIVLHDINYAARYADYICAAKDGQIAAFGTPDEIMRDDLLTDIFNTEITVIDGPHGPIAAYH, encoded by the coding sequence GTGATTACGCTTACCGACGTCCGCAAGGCCTACGGCGACGACGTCGCCATCGGGCCGGTCAACTTGCAAATTCCCGCCGGCGGGATCACCGCCTTGGTGGGGCCCAACGGGGCGGGCAAGTCGACCCTGCTCACCATGATTGGGCGCCTGCTCGCCGTGGACTCGGGCACCGTGGAAATCGCGCAGATGGACGTGACCTCCACGAAGTCCAAGGACCTGGCCAAGATCATCTCGATCCTGCGGCAAGAAAACCACTTTGTCACCCGCTTGACGGTGCGCCAGCTCGTCGGGTTCGGGCGGTTTCCGTACACGCAGGGGCGGCTGAATGAGGAGGACGAGGGGATCATCTCCAAGTACGTCGATTTCCTGGGCCTGAAACCCCTGGAAAACCGCTACTTGGACCAGCTGTCCGGCGGGCAGCGCCAGCGCGCCTACGTAGCGATGGTGCTCTGCCAAGAGACCGAGTACGTGCTTCTCGACGAGCCCCTCAACAACCTCGACATCGCCCACTCTGTGGACATGATGCGCCACCTCTACGACGCGGCCCACGACCTGGGTCGAACGATCATTATCGTGCTGCACGACATCAACTACGCCGCGCGCTACGCCGACTACATCTGCGCCGCCAAGGACGGGCAGATCGCGGCGTTCGGCACACCCGACGAAATCATGCGCGACGATCTGCTCACCGATATCTTCAATACCGAGATCACGGTGATCGACGGGCCGCACGGCCCCATCGCGGCGTACCACTAG
- a CDS encoding IS3 family transposase, producing MRAPTHVVVRFIDDNREEFGVEPIIRALAATDAKIALSTYYAYKSRPESSRSIRDRQLRKALRAIYDDNYSCYGARKLWAEINRQGDFGHVARCTVERLMALEGIRGIRRRKKKPSTRSAAPDNCPVDLVERDFCVDAPNRLWVADITYIPTRVGWVYASFVLDAYTREIVGWQITNHMRTSLAKDALDMALSARLRAGEDVSGLIHHSDRGVQYRSVVYGETLAQSQVIASVGSRGDSYDNAMAEALNSVFKAELIDRRTWPALRDVLVATSTWVGWYNNRRVHSALGYRPPSQVHQEYTAANTQAA from the coding sequence GTGCGAGCGCCCACACACGTAGTCGTCCGGTTCATCGACGACAACCGGGAGGAGTTCGGGGTCGAGCCGATTATTCGCGCCTTGGCGGCAACCGACGCGAAAATCGCCCTGAGCACCTACTACGCCTACAAATCCCGGCCTGAATCATCTCGATCTATCCGCGACCGACAACTACGCAAAGCGTTGCGTGCCATCTACGACGACAACTACTCCTGCTATGGAGCGCGCAAACTATGGGCTGAGATCAATCGCCAAGGTGACTTCGGTCACGTCGCCCGGTGCACCGTTGAGCGCCTCATGGCACTCGAAGGCATCCGTGGTATCCGGCGCCGGAAGAAAAAGCCCTCGACCCGCAGCGCTGCCCCCGATAACTGCCCAGTCGACTTGGTCGAGCGCGACTTTTGTGTCGATGCGCCGAACCGGCTGTGGGTCGCGGATATCACATACATCCCCACGCGTGTCGGGTGGGTGTATGCCTCGTTCGTTCTCGACGCGTATACCCGGGAGATTGTTGGCTGGCAGATCACCAACCACATGCGCACATCGCTGGCTAAAGACGCACTTGACATGGCCTTGTCAGCGCGCCTGCGCGCCGGTGAAGATGTCTCCGGTCTGATCCATCACTCAGACAGGGGCGTGCAGTACAGGTCGGTCGTCTACGGAGAGACCTTGGCCCAGTCGCAGGTTATCGCATCGGTTGGCTCGCGGGGAGACTCCTACGACAACGCGATGGCAGAAGCGCTGAACTCAGTGTTCAAAGCTGAACTCATCGACCGTAGGACCTGGCCGGCACTGCGAGATGTTCTCGTCGCGACGTCGACATGGGTCGGCTGGTACAACAACCGCCGTGTGCACTCGGCGCTGGGGTACCGCCCACCGAGCCAGGTCCATCAGGAATACACCGCCGCGAACACCCAAGCGGCCTAA
- a CDS encoding siderophore ABC transporter substrate-binding protein codes for MSRFPTRVALLAVAVSTSLGLAGCADNGAPEQQEQAQTSATAANSDAQGTVTVEDNYGTKEVPSPPERVVALDNRSFEILDQWGIKPVAAARAIVPVTIPGIGDDEDIVDIGNHREPNLEAIVAADPDVVVSGQRFQRYDEEIENLVPNAAVLDFEPRDGEPFEEELIRHVQALGEVFDKQEEAQKLVDDFNAAVDRAKDAYDPEQTVMALNVSGGEIGYVAPTVGRTWGPIFDLLGLTPALEVENATDDHQGDDISVETIAQSNPDWLLVLDRDAGTRSDEGSPAAQQVLADAAPLQNVPAVQNGQIYVAPNDTYTNESIITYTEILNALAEAFESAQ; via the coding sequence ATGTCTCGTTTCCCCACACGTGTAGCGTTGCTGGCAGTCGCGGTCTCGACGTCGCTTGGACTCGCCGGCTGCGCAGATAACGGCGCCCCCGAGCAGCAGGAGCAGGCGCAAACCTCCGCGACCGCTGCGAACAGCGACGCGCAGGGCACTGTCACCGTCGAGGACAACTACGGCACCAAGGAGGTCCCGAGCCCGCCGGAGCGTGTCGTCGCCTTGGACAACCGCTCCTTCGAGATCCTCGACCAGTGGGGCATTAAGCCCGTCGCGGCTGCCCGCGCCATCGTGCCGGTCACGATCCCGGGCATCGGCGACGATGAGGACATCGTCGACATCGGAAACCACCGCGAGCCGAACCTGGAGGCCATCGTGGCCGCCGACCCGGACGTCGTCGTCTCCGGCCAGCGCTTCCAGCGCTACGACGAGGAGATTGAGAACCTCGTCCCGAATGCCGCGGTGCTCGACTTCGAGCCGCGCGACGGCGAGCCCTTCGAAGAGGAGCTCATCCGCCACGTGCAGGCGCTCGGCGAGGTCTTTGACAAGCAGGAGGAAGCGCAGAAGCTTGTCGACGACTTCAATGCCGCCGTCGACCGAGCCAAGGACGCCTACGACCCGGAGCAGACCGTCATGGCACTCAACGTCTCCGGCGGCGAGATCGGCTACGTCGCTCCCACCGTCGGACGCACCTGGGGCCCGATCTTCGACCTGCTCGGCCTGACGCCGGCCCTCGAGGTTGAGAACGCCACCGATGACCACCAGGGTGACGACATCTCCGTGGAGACCATCGCGCAGTCCAACCCCGACTGGCTGCTCGTCCTCGACCGCGACGCCGGCACCCGCAGCGACGAGGGCTCCCCGGCGGCGCAGCAGGTCCTCGCGGACGCCGCTCCGCTGCAGAACGTGCCCGCCGTGCAGAACGGCCAGATCTACGTGGCACCGAACGACACGTACACCAACGAGTCGATCATCACGTACACCGAGATCCTGAACGCGCTGGCAGAGGCCTTCGAATCCGCTCAGTAA
- a CDS encoding LLM class oxidoreductase, with product MAETNPLFRLSERSYTQLPGFARTFRRGELTVGLTLPIEAGAEENPLDGLDNQVRLVRAAEEAGFAAVWVRDIPLRVETFGDVGQVWDPWMYLSYLAAQTSEIALGTAAIVVPFQHPLLLAKRAATLDRLSGGRFLMGVATGDRPEEFPAFGQDRGTRGDVLAEHLRVYREALTTSWTPIRWAGGKMGGADVVPKPLAREVPLLATGSLQQTMQWRAANTHGWLMYHKGLEVQKVNVRNWNEAVTEAGGEWKPFAESLWVDLHPDPDAPAEGHTFGYRLGRTALRRLLEAQREIGISHVMVNFRASERDAEEQIEEFAHHVLPAFTPVR from the coding sequence ATGGCTGAGACCAACCCGCTCTTTCGTCTCTCGGAACGCTCCTACACGCAGCTGCCCGGGTTTGCCCGCACTTTCCGTCGCGGCGAGCTGACGGTGGGGCTCACGCTGCCCATTGAGGCCGGCGCGGAGGAAAACCCGCTCGATGGCCTCGACAACCAGGTGCGGTTGGTGCGCGCGGCGGAGGAGGCCGGGTTCGCCGCGGTGTGGGTGCGCGACATCCCGCTGCGGGTGGAAACGTTCGGCGACGTCGGCCAGGTGTGGGATCCGTGGATGTACCTGTCGTACCTGGCGGCGCAGACGAGCGAGATCGCACTGGGGACGGCGGCGATCGTCGTCCCCTTCCAGCATCCGCTGCTTCTGGCGAAGCGGGCGGCGACGCTCGATCGGTTGTCCGGAGGGCGCTTCCTCATGGGTGTCGCCACGGGCGATCGCCCGGAGGAGTTCCCGGCGTTCGGGCAGGACCGGGGGACTCGCGGCGACGTGCTCGCGGAGCACCTGCGCGTCTACCGCGAGGCGCTGACGACCAGCTGGACCCCGATCCGCTGGGCGGGCGGAAAGATGGGCGGGGCGGATGTCGTGCCCAAGCCGCTGGCCCGCGAGGTGCCGCTGTTGGCCACGGGCTCGCTGCAGCAGACGATGCAGTGGCGCGCGGCCAACACGCACGGATGGTTGATGTACCACAAGGGCCTCGAGGTGCAGAAGGTGAACGTGCGCAACTGGAACGAGGCGGTCACTGAGGCGGGAGGGGAGTGGAAGCCCTTTGCGGAGTCGTTGTGGGTGGACCTCCACCCGGACCCCGACGCCCCGGCGGAGGGCCACACGTTTGGCTACCGGCTGGGGCGCACCGCCCTGCGGCGGCTGCTTGAGGCGCAGCGCGAGATCGGGATCAGTCACGTGATGGTGAATTTCCGCGCCTCCGAGCGCGATGCGGAGGAGCAAATCGAAGAATTCGCCCACCACGTGCTCCCCGCTTTTACCCCCGTGCGTTGA
- a CDS encoding DUF222 domain-containing protein — protein sequence MTTPPTTISCESAPADIAAAIEHAFGMVTRRKAHTLWAIALFDANNLASHFGARTTATWLIRTLDIPTSTAHEYVKIARAMHGFPVMAAAFRNGEITYSKARLLTVHWFAPGLIEGRNLEKEPYTCPRSTRLS from the coding sequence ATGACCACACCACCCACCACTATCAGCTGCGAAAGTGCACCTGCCGACATCGCCGCAGCCATCGAACACGCCTTCGGCATGGTGACCCGCCGCAAAGCGCACACACTCTGGGCCATCGCGCTTTTCGACGCCAACAACCTCGCGTCTCACTTCGGCGCCCGCACCACTGCTACATGGCTGATCCGCACTCTCGATATCCCCACCTCCACCGCCCACGAGTACGTCAAGATCGCCCGCGCCATGCACGGTTTCCCAGTCATGGCCGCCGCGTTCCGCAACGGCGAGATCACCTACTCCAAGGCCCGACTGCTCACCGTTCACTGGTTCGCCCCGGGTTTAATAGAGGGTAGGAATTTGGAAAAGGAGCCCTACACATGCCCTCGAAGTACACGCCTGAGTTGA
- a CDS encoding ABC transporter permease, protein MSRTTTTNTRWKLLAGVAAVIALLAASLFVGQYDIWRNADGWDMFQATRVPRTVALVLAGAAMAMSGLIMQMLTQNRFVEPTTTGTTEWAGLGLLVTLIFMPEATILTRMIVAVIFAFVGTMVFFAFLRRVKLRSSLVVPIVGIMLGAVVSSVSTFFALQAELLQSLGVWFAGSFTSVISGQYEVLWIVLLVVVAVFFYADKLTVAGLGEDVATNVGLNYNRVVLVGTGLVAVATGVVTVVVGNLPFLGLIVPNLVSMARGDDLRSNLPFVCLLGIAIVTVCDLLGRTIIAPFEMPVSVILGVVGAVVFVALIVRKTRRG, encoded by the coding sequence ATGTCACGAACGACCACCACCAACACCCGCTGGAAGCTTCTAGCGGGTGTTGCCGCTGTTATCGCCCTGCTCGCGGCCTCGCTGTTTGTCGGCCAGTACGACATTTGGCGCAACGCCGACGGCTGGGACATGTTTCAGGCCACGCGCGTGCCGCGCACCGTCGCGCTCGTGCTGGCGGGCGCGGCGATGGCAATGAGCGGCCTGATCATGCAGATGCTTACCCAGAACCGCTTCGTGGAGCCGACGACCACGGGCACCACCGAATGGGCGGGACTGGGACTCTTGGTCACGCTGATCTTCATGCCCGAAGCGACGATTCTCACCCGCATGATCGTGGCCGTCATTTTCGCCTTTGTGGGCACCATGGTGTTTTTCGCGTTCTTGCGGCGCGTCAAGCTGCGTTCCTCGCTCGTCGTCCCCATCGTTGGCATCATGCTCGGGGCGGTGGTCAGCTCCGTGTCCACGTTCTTCGCGCTGCAGGCCGAGCTGCTGCAGTCGCTCGGCGTGTGGTTCGCGGGCTCGTTTACCAGCGTGATCTCCGGGCAGTACGAGGTTCTGTGGATCGTGCTTCTTGTGGTGGTGGCGGTCTTTTTCTACGCAGATAAGCTCACCGTCGCGGGGCTGGGGGAGGACGTGGCCACCAACGTGGGCCTCAACTACAACCGGGTGGTCCTCGTTGGCACAGGGCTCGTCGCCGTGGCCACCGGCGTTGTCACGGTCGTGGTGGGCAACCTTCCGTTCCTCGGGCTCATCGTGCCCAACCTCGTGTCCATGGCGCGTGGCGACGACCTACGGTCCAACTTGCCCTTCGTCTGCCTGCTCGGTATTGCCATCGTGACCGTGTGTGACCTGCTCGGAAGGACGATCATCGCGCCCTTCGAGATGCCCGTCTCCGTCATCTTGGGGGTCGTGGGTGCTGTCGTGTTCGTCGCTTTGATTGTGAGGAAGACACGTCGTGGGTAG
- a CDS encoding purple acid phosphatase family protein, which produces MKTIALLTGSALFLSACAEEGENTENQAQETVTETEAVEVDPVYGAENGLDLIELQDTKPEVAEVAVDNEPDRIAMNLMEDTSTEMGFNWYTKDNLDDSMLRVSEQEDMSGAMEFVAETTEVTNRYAERDENGYYIYAAVTFDEDGDMLVDEEGNPEEIQGYFTDEQIDRENSQWTSEGSKLAHLSLVDVTEHSNKATATGLQPGTTYYFQVGSESEGFSETGSFTTSDPNEESFQFIHYTDTQNAYWNEHVNNEAAYGADTLEHAMEVAPDATFALHTGDFVETAAVEDEWVDNLNASRDANLNLPHAYTPGNHDEYNLRWEDGVHTTSFNEHTNVPVTNDKVDGGSYYSFDYSGAHFVVMNTNDNKESEDNPDEGAVGREQMEWAKDDIRQARENGANWIILAYHKPVYSASYHSLQDEDVQVTREEFVQMADELDVDIVLQGHDHNLTRTKSLTYSPENFSYGEVEDTEKREIDGVEHHVNPEGVTYVIPNTSGTKTYDAIYQKGADHVHNVRPKLDWMTEEDVDLWNSLFDVAEQPEQTPKFDHKHENYRQSTIQSFAVYTVTPATFTIDFYQVEGDLHNGEDREVALHNSYGITKE; this is translated from the coding sequence GTGAAAACTATTGCTCTGCTTACCGGCTCAGCGCTGTTTCTGTCGGCCTGCGCCGAGGAGGGCGAGAACACCGAGAACCAAGCTCAGGAGACGGTAACGGAAACCGAGGCCGTCGAGGTCGATCCCGTGTACGGGGCGGAGAACGGTCTGGACCTCATCGAGCTGCAGGATACGAAGCCCGAGGTGGCCGAGGTCGCGGTGGACAACGAGCCCGATCGTATCGCCATGAACCTCATGGAGGACACCTCCACCGAGATGGGCTTCAACTGGTATACCAAGGACAATTTAGACGACTCCATGCTGCGCGTGTCCGAGCAGGAGGACATGTCGGGGGCCATGGAGTTCGTCGCCGAGACCACCGAGGTGACCAACCGCTACGCGGAGCGCGACGAGAACGGCTACTACATCTACGCCGCCGTCACCTTCGACGAGGACGGAGACATGCTTGTCGACGAGGAGGGCAATCCCGAGGAGATTCAAGGCTACTTCACCGACGAGCAGATCGACCGCGAGAACAGCCAGTGGACCTCGGAGGGTTCCAAGCTCGCGCACCTATCGCTTGTCGACGTCACTGAACACTCCAACAAAGCCACCGCCACCGGTCTGCAGCCTGGCACGACCTACTACTTCCAGGTCGGCTCGGAGTCCGAAGGCTTCTCCGAGACTGGGTCGTTCACCACCTCGGACCCGAACGAGGAATCCTTCCAGTTCATCCACTACACGGACACCCAGAACGCGTACTGGAACGAACACGTGAACAACGAGGCCGCGTACGGCGCCGACACCCTGGAGCACGCGATGGAGGTTGCCCCCGACGCAACCTTCGCTCTGCACACCGGCGACTTCGTGGAAACAGCAGCCGTCGAGGACGAGTGGGTGGACAACCTCAACGCCTCCCGCGACGCCAACCTCAACCTCCCGCACGCCTACACCCCGGGCAACCACGACGAGTACAACCTGCGCTGGGAGGACGGTGTCCACACCACCTCGTTCAACGAGCACACCAACGTGCCCGTCACCAACGACAAGGTCGACGGCGGTTCCTACTACTCCTTCGACTACTCGGGCGCGCACTTCGTGGTGATGAACACAAACGACAACAAGGAGTCCGAGGACAACCCGGACGAGGGGGCTGTCGGCCGCGAGCAGATGGAGTGGGCGAAGGACGACATCCGCCAGGCTCGCGAGAACGGCGCCAACTGGATCATCCTGGCCTACCACAAGCCGGTGTACTCCGCGTCCTACCACTCGCTGCAGGACGAGGACGTCCAGGTGACGCGCGAGGAGTTCGTCCAGATGGCCGACGAGCTCGACGTCGATATCGTGCTGCAGGGCCACGACCACAACCTGACCCGCACCAAGTCCCTGACCTACAGCCCGGAGAACTTCTCCTACGGCGAGGTCGAGGACACCGAGAAGCGCGAGATCGACGGCGTGGAACACCACGTCAACCCGGAGGGCGTCACCTACGTCATCCCGAACACGTCCGGCACCAAGACGTACGACGCGATCTACCAGAAGGGCGCGGACCACGTGCACAACGTGCGCCCGAAGCTGGACTGGATGACCGAGGAGGACGTCGACCTGTGGAACAGCCTCTTCGACGTGGCCGAGCAGCCGGAGCAGACCCCGAAGTTCGACCACAAGCACGAGA